A region from the Acyrthosiphon pisum isolate AL4f chromosome A1, pea_aphid_22Mar2018_4r6ur, whole genome shotgun sequence genome encodes:
- the LOC100164321 gene encoding N-acetylgalactosaminyltransferase 7: MSLRFRIIQLKRNKFAKISIGTFIILLLLLALYKRSESIQNSHESTLPKHSRFSNQVPIYRDQIFGNFEYSTSTNKPGPGEKGKAHHVPSDRENEALQSLSEYGMNMACSDDISLNRSIPDHREEECKYWTYPEQLPRTSVIIVFHNEGWSSLLRTVHSILNRTPPQFLEEILLVDDFSSKENLKKKLEYYIEKFNGKVRLIRNSEREGLIRTRSKGASNARGEVILFLDAHCEVGYNWLPPLIAPIARDRKIMTVPVIDGIDHNTWEYRPVYEKDHLFRGIFEWGMLYKEIEIPAQEERKRIYKSEPYKSPTHAGGLFAIDRNYFLELGAYDPGLLVWGGENFELSFKIWQCGGSIEWVPCSRVGHVYRGFMPYNFGELGKKVKGPLITYNYKRVIETWFDNKHKEFFYTREPLARYLDMGDISKQLELKDKLQCKDFSWFMENVAYDVYTKFPELPPNLYWGELRNIGKTTCLDTRGHQPPSLVGLELCHGQGNNQLFRLNTKGQLSVGERCIFADRQNVKLVVCPLGTVDGPWQYESTNKLLLHSITRKCLSVHPSSDQVILMPCDSNNANQQWIFKQIVPSWTS, encoded by the exons atgtcttTAAGATTTAGAATTATTCAGTTAAAGCGCAATAAATTTGCCAAAATTAGTATTGGAACTTTTATTATCTTACTATTACTATTGGCTTTATATAAACGCTCAGAAAGTATACAAAACTCACATGAATCAACACTTCCTAAACATTCTAGATTTTCAAATCAG GTACCAATTTATCGTGATCaaatttttggtaattttgaGTATTCTACTTCTACTAATAAACCGGGTCCTGGGGAAAAAGGTAAAGCTCACCATGTACCAAGTGATAGAGAAAATGAAGCATTGCAGTCCCTATCCGAATATGGCATGAACATGGCTTGCTCAGACGATATCTCTCTAAATAGATCAATTCCAGATCACCGCGAGGAgga GTGTAAATATTGGACTTATCCAGAACAATTACCACGTACTagtgtaataatagtatttcaTAATGAAGGTTGGTCATCTTTATTGAGAACTGTCCACAGTATTCTTAATAGAACTCCACCTCAATTTTTGGAAGAAATACTTTTGGTTGATGACTTTAGTAGTAAAG aaaatttaaaaaagaaactagaatattatattgaaaagttTAATGGTAAAGTAAGATTAATTAGAAATTCTGAACGCGAAGGATTGATAAGAACACGATCAAAGGGTGCTTCAAATGCTAGGGGGGAAGTAATTTTATTCTTAGATGCTCATTGTGAAGTTGGATACAATTGGTTACCACCATTAATTGCACCAATTGCCCGAGATAG aaaaaTTATGACAGTTCCTGTGATTGATGGAATTGATCATAATACTTGGGAGTATCGTCCAGTTTACGAAAAAGATCATTTATTCCGTGGTATATTTGAATGGGGTATGCTGTATAAAGAAATTGAAATACCTGCTCAAGAAGAACGAAAAAGAATTTACAAAAGTGAaccttataa gtCGCCAACTCACGCAGGTGGTCTTTTTGCCATTGatagaaattattttctagAACTTGGAGCATATGATCCTGGGTTACTTGTCTGGGGAGGAGAAAATTTTGAATTGTCGTTTAAA atttggCAGTGTGGTGGTAGCATTGAATGGGTCCCTTGTTCCCGAGTTGGACATGTTTACCGTGGATTTATGCCATATAATTTTGGAGAACTTGGCAAAAAGGTCAAAGGACCTTTGATAacatat aATTACAAACGTGTAATTGAGACATGGTTTGATAATAAACATAAAGAATTCTTTTATACTCGTGAACCATTAGCGCGCTACTTGGACATGGGTGATATATCCAAACAATTGGAATTGAAGGATAAACTGCAATGCAAAGATTTTTCATGGTTCATGGAAAATGTTGCATATGATGTGTATACAAAGTTTCCTGAACTTCCCCCAAATCTATACTGGGGGGAA ttacgAAATATCGGCAAAACAACTTGCCTAGATACCAGAGGTCATCAACCACCATCATTAGTAGGTTTAGAGTTATGTCACGGACAAGGAAATAAtcag CTTTTTAGATTGAATACAAAAGGACAGCTTAGTGTTGGTGAACGTTGTATTTTTGCTGATcgacaaaatgtaaaattagttGTATGTCCATTAGGAACTGTTGATGGGCCATGGCAATATGAATCc ACTAACAAGTTGTTACTACATTCAATAACAAGGAAGTGTCTTAGTGTTCATCCATCATCCGATCAAGTAATATTAATGCCGTGTGATTCTAATAATGCTAATCAACAGtggatatttaaacaaattgtgCCAAGTTGGACAAGTTAA